The Thermacetogenium phaeum DSM 12270 genome segment CAGAGAGGCGGCATCCTGTGTGGTGTACTTGGTTGCTGTTTTACCTTTTGTCGGTGGCTTAGTTATCTTTGGGGATGCTTTTGGAGCACCACAAGCTCTAATGTATTTAATTATCGCTGCTTTTTCAGGGGCTCTTTCTTACCTGGCATGGTATCGTGCCCTAAATATGGCCGGCGTAGGACGAGGTATGGCTCTCAATATAACCTACTGCTTGTGGGCAATAGTATTCGGCTGGCTTATTACCAAGACTCCGGTTACTTTACCGCTTGCAATCGGGGCTTGCTTGATTTTCATAGGAACGCTTGTGTCGGT includes the following:
- a CDS encoding EamA family transporter; this translates as MSLLACLGWAAEGVISTFGMDMVDPDIAIGIREAASCVVYLVAVLPFVGGLVIFGDAFGAPQALMYLIIAAFSGALSYLAWYRALNMAGVGRGMALNITYCLWAIVFGWLITKTPVTLPLAIGACLIFIGTLVSVTNVKELLDLRKVS